One region of Endozoicomonas sp. Mp262 genomic DNA includes:
- the aceE gene encoding pyruvate dehydrogenase (acetyl-transferring), homodimeric type, whose amino-acid sequence MHDIDPIETQEWLDALDSVLEQEGEDRAHHLLTRLSQHARAKGTQLPYAITTPYRNTIPPEKEARMPGDLFMERRIRSLVRWNALAMVMRANQKDSSLGGHISSFASSATLYDIGYNYFFHGHENDREGDLVYYQGHVAPGIYARAFLEGRLTEEQMNNFRQEVDGKGLSSYPHPWLMPDFWQFPTVSMGLGPLQAIYQAHFMKYLINRGLAPEQNRKVWAFLGDGEMDEPESLGAISLAGRENLDNLIFVVNCNLQRLDGPVRGNGKIIQELEGVFRGAGWNVIKVTWGRHWDPLFAKDKEGKLQEIMDGAVDGDYQNCKAKGGAWTRENFFGRSPETLKMVEDMTDEDIYRLNRGGHDPYKVYAAYHAAVNHTGQPTVILAKTVKGYGTGETGEAANVAHNVKKLPIEDIKHFRDRFDLPIKDEDLEKLPFFKPDADSPEMVYMRKHREKLGGFIPQRRQESDVKLQTPDLKAFEAVTKGSGEREISTTMAYVRILGALVKDKNIGKYVVPIVPDEARTFGMEGMFRQLGIYSAEGQNYEPVDSDQVMYYKESKTGQILEEGINEAGSHAAWIAAATSYSSNNVPMIPFYAFYSMFGFQRTGDLAWASGDIQARGFLIGATSGRTSLNGEGLQHQDGHSHLLAGTVPNCISYDPTYGYELAVVIQDGLRRMYGEGENVWYYVTTMNENYIQPAMPAGEEVVKGIIKGLYCLEDNASRKSDLKVQLMGCGTILEEVRAAADILRKDFLVEADIWSATSFNELRRDGLDAARWNMLNPNEEKKVSWVEQQLSGRKGPVIAASDYMKLYADQIREFVPGTFISLGTDGFGRSDTREQLRKFFEVDRYFIVIAALTGLVKDGQLDASVVADAVKKFGIDPTKTNPLYC is encoded by the coding sequence ATGCACGATATCGACCCAATCGAAACCCAGGAGTGGCTGGATGCGCTGGACTCCGTCCTGGAACAAGAAGGAGAGGACCGGGCTCACCACCTGCTGACCCGTTTGTCCCAGCACGCTCGCGCAAAGGGCACTCAGCTCCCTTATGCCATTACAACACCTTACCGTAATACCATTCCTCCTGAGAAAGAAGCGAGAATGCCGGGCGACCTGTTCATGGAACGCCGGATTCGCTCCCTGGTTCGCTGGAATGCGCTGGCCATGGTTATGCGGGCTAACCAGAAAGACAGCTCCCTGGGTGGTCACATTTCCTCCTTTGCCTCCAGTGCAACCCTTTACGATATCGGCTACAACTACTTCTTCCATGGTCATGAAAATGATCGTGAAGGTGATCTGGTTTACTACCAGGGCCATGTGGCTCCCGGTATTTACGCCCGTGCCTTCCTGGAAGGCCGTCTCACTGAAGAGCAGATGAATAACTTCCGTCAGGAAGTGGATGGCAAGGGGCTGTCCTCCTACCCTCACCCCTGGTTGATGCCTGACTTCTGGCAGTTTCCTACTGTTTCCATGGGTCTGGGACCACTACAGGCCATCTATCAGGCCCACTTCATGAAGTACCTGATTAACCGTGGCCTGGCTCCAGAGCAAAACCGTAAGGTCTGGGCATTCCTGGGGGACGGTGAAATGGACGAGCCGGAATCCCTGGGTGCCATCTCTCTGGCAGGTCGTGAGAACCTGGACAACCTGATCTTTGTGGTTAACTGTAATCTGCAGCGTCTGGACGGACCTGTACGTGGTAATGGCAAAATCATCCAGGAACTGGAAGGCGTCTTCCGGGGTGCTGGGTGGAACGTTATCAAAGTCACCTGGGGTCGTCACTGGGACCCGCTGTTTGCCAAAGACAAAGAGGGCAAACTTCAGGAAATCATGGACGGTGCGGTTGATGGCGATTACCAGAACTGCAAGGCCAAGGGCGGCGCCTGGACCCGTGAAAACTTCTTCGGTCGTTCCCCTGAAACCCTGAAGATGGTTGAGGACATGACAGATGAAGACATCTATCGCCTGAACCGTGGTGGTCACGATCCCTATAAGGTTTATGCGGCATACCATGCTGCGGTGAACCACACTGGCCAGCCAACGGTTATTCTGGCCAAGACCGTTAAAGGTTACGGTACCGGTGAAACCGGTGAAGCCGCTAACGTTGCCCACAACGTGAAGAAGCTGCCTATCGAGGATATCAAGCACTTCCGTGATCGCTTCGACCTGCCTATTAAAGACGAAGATCTGGAAAAACTGCCATTCTTCAAGCCTGATGCAGACAGCCCAGAAATGGTCTACATGCGCAAGCACCGTGAAAAGCTGGGCGGATTCATTCCTCAGCGTCGTCAGGAATCCGATGTCAAACTGCAGACACCTGACCTGAAAGCCTTCGAAGCTGTTACCAAGGGTAGCGGTGAGCGTGAAATCTCCACCACCATGGCTTACGTTCGTATCCTGGGTGCCCTGGTTAAAGATAAGAACATCGGCAAGTACGTTGTACCGATCGTTCCTGATGAAGCCCGTACTTTTGGTATGGAAGGTATGTTCCGTCAGTTGGGTATTTACTCCGCTGAAGGCCAGAACTACGAGCCGGTAGACTCTGATCAGGTAATGTACTACAAGGAATCCAAGACTGGCCAGATTCTGGAAGAAGGTATCAACGAAGCAGGTTCCCATGCTGCCTGGATCGCTGCGGCAACCTCCTACAGCAGCAACAACGTGCCAATGATTCCGTTCTATGCCTTCTATTCCATGTTTGGCTTCCAGCGTACCGGTGACCTGGCCTGGGCATCCGGAGATATTCAGGCTCGCGGTTTCCTGATCGGGGCAACATCCGGACGTACCTCCCTGAACGGTGAAGGCCTGCAGCACCAGGATGGTCACAGCCACCTGCTGGCTGGTACTGTGCCTAACTGCATCAGTTATGACCCCACTTACGGTTATGAGCTGGCAGTGGTGATCCAGGACGGCCTGCGTCGTATGTACGGTGAGGGCGAGAACGTCTGGTACTACGTCACCACCATGAACGAGAACTACATCCAGCCTGCCATGCCAGCCGGTGAAGAAGTGGTTAAAGGCATTATCAAGGGTCTGTACTGTCTGGAAGATAACGCTTCCCGTAAGTCCGACCTGAAGGTTCAGCTGATGGGTTGTGGCACCATTCTGGAAGAAGTGCGTGCCGCTGCCGATATCCTGCGCAAGGACTTCCTGGTTGAAGCCGATATCTGGAGTGCCACAAGCTTTAACGAACTGCGTCGTGATGGCCTGGATGCTGCTCGCTGGAACATGCTGAACCCCAATGAAGAGAAGAAAGTCTCTTGGGTTGAGCAACAACTGTCTGGCCGTAAGGGGCCTGTGATTGCTGCATCTGATTACATGAAGCTGTACGCAGACCAGATCCGTGAATTCGTACCTGGCACCTTTATTTCCCTGGGTACAGACGGCTTCGGTCGCTCCGATACCCGTGAGCAGCTGCGCAAGTTCTTTGAAGTAGACCGCTACTTCATCGTGATTGCCGCACTGACCGGCCTGGTTAAGGATGGTCAGCTGGACGCCTCTGTTGTGGCAGATGCTGTCAAGAAGTTTGGTATTGATCCCACTAAGACCAACCCGCTGTACTGCTAA